The sequence GAGTTCACTCAAGCGATCCTTCAGGCTGCAGAAGCCGAGAAGTCACCGGTCATCCTTGGTGTTTCTGAAGGTGCTGCACGCTACATGGGCGGCTTCAAGACTGTTGTGAAAATGGTAGAAGGTCTGATGGAGGACTACAAGACTACAGTTCCTGTCGCAATCCATCTTGACCACGGTTCAAGCTTCGAAAAGTGTAAAGAAGCAATCGATGCAGGCTTCACATCTGTTATGATTGATGCTTCTCACGGTCCTTTCGAAGAGAACGTTGAGATCACTTCAAAAGTAGTAGAATACGCTCATTCAAAAGGCGTTTCTGTAGAAGCAGAATTGGGAGTAGTCGGCGGACAGGAAGATGACGTCGTTGCTGATGGCGTTATCTATGCTGATCCTAAAGAGTGTGAAGAACTTGTTCAGCGCACTGGCATCGACTGCCTTGCTCCAGCACTGGGATCTGTTCACGGTCCTTACAAAGGTGAACCGAACCTTGGATTCAAGGAAATGGAAGAAATCAACAAGACTGCAGGCGTACCACTAGTATTGCACGGCGGAACTGGAATCCCTACAAAAGACATCCAGAAAGCTATTTCTTTCGGTACAGCTAAAGTCAACGTTAATACTGAGAACCAAATTGCTTCTGCAAAGGTTGTTCGTCAAGTATTGGCTGAAAAACCTAACGAGTATGATCCGCGTAAATACCTTGGACCAGCTCGTGATGCAATCAAGGAAACTGTAATCGGCAAAATGCGCGAGTTTGGTTCTTCAAACAAAGCGTAAAAGCACTAAAAGTTTGTTATAATGAAACCGCCTTACATAAAGGCGGTTTTTATCCATTTATATAAGTTTGAAAATTATGTCGACTGGAGGCGTTTACAAATGAAGTTTTTTATCGATACTGCGAATATGGAAGAAATCCGAGAGGCCTTTGCACTGGGAATCTTATCAGGAGTCACTACTAACCCGTCACTTGTGGCAAAAGAAAAGAATGTTAAATTTGAAGACCGCTTGAAGGAAATCACCGAATTGGTCCCTGGTTCTGTCAGTGCCGAAGTCATCGCACTTGATGCAGAAGGAATGATCAAAGAAGGAAGAGAGTTAGCTGCGATTGCATCGAACATCACGATTAAGGTTCCGATGACACCGGAAGGTTTGAAGGCTGTCTCTGTTTTTTCAAAAGAAGGAATCAAGACGAACGTGACACTCGTATTCAGTGCAAACCAGGCTTTGCTTGCAGCAAGGGCAGGAGCTACATACGTTTCACCTTTCTTGGGACGTCTTGATGATATCGGCCATAACGGATTGGACCTGATTTCAACAATTGCCGATATCTTCACCATCCATGGAATCGAAACAGAAATCATCGCAGCTTCCATCCGCCACCCACAGCACGTAACCGATTCAGCATTAAGAGGCGCGCACATCGCAACAGTACCGTACAAAGTCATCCAGCAAATGTTCAGCCATCCGCTGACAGACAAAGGTATTGAAGCATTTTTGAAAGACTGGGAGTCTCGAGAGAAGTGATTTTTGAAGAATATAGAAAGTAATCTAGGTCTCCCGCCTTTTTGATTGAAGTGAGGCGCGAAGACTCCTCAAAAATGCTAACGAATTTTTTCGTGTGCGTGGGCTCGTTCAATGAAGAAAATCAATGTCCTGAGGGAGCATGGGTCAGGGAGATCACGCAGGAGTAAAACGACGAGAAGGCCTGAGCGACCAAGGAAGAATTTGCTCATAAAAAAGCTGGCAGCAGGGATTTTTCATAATTCTTCCTGCGGAAAGAGAAGCGCCTGGAATCAAAATCAACAGTCTAAGTTCCAGTCAACTGATTGTACACAAAGATGGTCTCGGCAAACTGAGACCATCTTTGTTAGGAACTTTTACCCAATTTAAACTTTTTTGCATTTTATTACATGATTTTGGGAATATCGTGTAAACTAAGGGAATAGAAAACTCCCGGAATCTGAATATTTTTACTGGAAAAATATACCTAATTGATTTCGGTAATTTTTAATCTACGTAGAGCCATATCGGTCTTAGCTGTTTTTTGTTTCCAACTCCAGCTTGACCTTAATACATCACGGCTTAGAAGGGAGTCAAAAATGGAAAAGCTTAAGATTGCTGGCGGTTATCCTTTAAAAGGGACTGTTCGGGTCAGCGGCGCGAAAAATAGTGCGGTAGCTTTGATCCCGGCAACCATTTTAGCTGAGTCGCCTGTTACGATTGAAGGTTTGCCGGATATTTCCGATGTTCATATGCTCAAGGACTTAATGGAGGAGATCGGCGGTTCTGTTGAATTCTCGAACAATGAAATGACGGTTGATCCGTCTTCCATGATTTCCATGCCTTTGCCGAATGGAAAAGTGAAAAAGCTGCGGGCTTCTTACTATCTTATGGGAGCGATGCTGGGCCGTTTCAAAAAGGCTGTCATCGGACTGCCAGGCGGATGCCATTTGGGCCCAAGGCCGATTGACCAGCATATAAAAGGATTCGAGGCACTTGGTGCCAGCGTGACAAATGAACAGGGCGCCATTTACCTGCGTGCCGATGAACTGCGCGGGGCAAGGATTTATCTTGACGTAGTCAGTGTAGGAGCCACGATTAATATCATGCTTGCAGCTGTCCGCGCAAAAGGACGCACCATCATCGAGAATGCGGCGAAGGAACCGGAAATCATTGATGTAGCGACATTGCTTACCAATATGGGGGCGAAAATCAAAGGTGCCGGTACCGATGTGATCCGTATCGATGGTGTGGACGAGCTTCACGGCTGCCGCCATACTATCATTCCGGACCGGATCGAGGCAGGAACATACTTAATTCTTGGAGCAGCGATTGGGGATGGCGTGACAATTGATAATGTCATTCCGCAGCATATTGAGTCGCTTGTGGCCAAGCTTAAGGAAATGGGTGCACATATTGAGGCGAGCGACGAG comes from Mesobacillus jeotgali and encodes:
- a CDS encoding class II fructose-bisphosphate aldolase; its protein translation is MPLVSMTEMLKKANAEGYAVGQFNLNNLEFTQAILQAAEAEKSPVILGVSEGAARYMGGFKTVVKMVEGLMEDYKTTVPVAIHLDHGSSFEKCKEAIDAGFTSVMIDASHGPFEENVEITSKVVEYAHSKGVSVEAELGVVGGQEDDVVADGVIYADPKECEELVQRTGIDCLAPALGSVHGPYKGEPNLGFKEMEEINKTAGVPLVLHGGTGIPTKDIQKAISFGTAKVNVNTENQIASAKVVRQVLAEKPNEYDPRKYLGPARDAIKETVIGKMREFGSSNKA
- the fsa gene encoding fructose-6-phosphate aldolase codes for the protein MKFFIDTANMEEIREAFALGILSGVTTNPSLVAKEKNVKFEDRLKEITELVPGSVSAEVIALDAEGMIKEGRELAAIASNITIKVPMTPEGLKAVSVFSKEGIKTNVTLVFSANQALLAARAGATYVSPFLGRLDDIGHNGLDLISTIADIFTIHGIETEIIAASIRHPQHVTDSALRGAHIATVPYKVIQQMFSHPLTDKGIEAFLKDWESREK
- a CDS encoding UDP-N-acetylglucosamine 1-carboxyvinyltransferase; this translates as MEKLKIAGGYPLKGTVRVSGAKNSAVALIPATILAESPVTIEGLPDISDVHMLKDLMEEIGGSVEFSNNEMTVDPSSMISMPLPNGKVKKLRASYYLMGAMLGRFKKAVIGLPGGCHLGPRPIDQHIKGFEALGASVTNEQGAIYLRADELRGARIYLDVVSVGATINIMLAAVRAKGRTIIENAAKEPEIIDVATLLTNMGAKIKGAGTDVIRIDGVDELHGCRHTIIPDRIEAGTYLILGAAIGDGVTIDNVIPQHIESLVAKLKEMGAHIEASDEQIYVAPAEKYKAVDIKTLVYPGFPTDLQQPFTALLTRAEGSSVVTDTIYGARFKHIDELRRMNANIKVEGRSAIISGPVKLQGAKVKASDLRAGAALVIAGLMAEGVTEVTGVDHIDRGYSHIVEKLNGLGATIWREDMTSEEQEEVKKS